From the genome of Haloterrigena sp. KLK7, one region includes:
- a CDS encoding iron ABC transporter permease — protein sequence MVEAQSVGEHAAARDREGWLTGTLVLFCLASTIITIAGGLVQVTFGEYSMTFSEAWAAVFEPTVLFNLEAWSSFLFGTERPPMSTDSVVVWNLRLPRVFVAIIAGATLAISGAIFQAVTRNELASPFVLGVSSGAGFAVLATLVVFTGLAPYLPLIAALGGTVAFLVVYGIAWKGGTSPVRLVLAGVIVNMVFQSLQQGLFFFVDDLGVAQTAIAWLTGSFTGTGWREVRIALVPGIASIGIALASSRQLNVLLLGETTAKSLGMRVERVRFFLSAVAILAASVAIAVAGIVSFFGLVVPHIVRNVVGGDYRRLMIGCLFAGPALMVTADVGARLALGGMQMPVGVVTGLVGGPYFLYLMRKQQSMGEL from the coding sequence ATGGTAGAAGCGCAGTCGGTCGGCGAGCACGCGGCAGCTCGAGACCGGGAGGGGTGGCTGACCGGGACGCTCGTGCTCTTCTGTTTAGCGAGTACGATCATCACGATCGCTGGCGGACTCGTACAGGTGACGTTCGGGGAGTACTCGATGACGTTCAGCGAGGCGTGGGCGGCCGTGTTCGAGCCCACGGTGCTTTTCAATCTCGAGGCCTGGTCGTCGTTTCTCTTCGGCACTGAACGCCCCCCGATGAGCACGGACAGCGTCGTGGTGTGGAACCTCCGGCTCCCTCGCGTCTTCGTCGCGATTATCGCCGGCGCGACGCTGGCGATCTCCGGGGCGATCTTCCAGGCGGTGACCCGAAACGAGCTGGCCAGCCCCTTCGTGCTCGGGGTTAGCTCCGGCGCCGGGTTCGCGGTGCTGGCGACGCTCGTCGTCTTCACCGGACTCGCGCCGTACCTCCCGTTGATCGCCGCGCTCGGCGGGACCGTCGCCTTTCTGGTCGTCTACGGGATCGCCTGGAAGGGCGGGACCAGCCCCGTTCGCCTCGTGCTCGCTGGCGTGATCGTCAACATGGTCTTCCAGTCGCTCCAGCAGGGGCTGTTCTTCTTCGTCGACGATCTCGGCGTCGCCCAGACGGCGATCGCCTGGCTCACGGGCTCGTTTACCGGAACGGGCTGGCGAGAGGTCCGGATCGCGCTCGTTCCGGGGATCGCGTCGATCGGAATCGCGCTCGCCAGTTCGCGACAGTTGAACGTCCTGTTGCTCGGCGAGACCACGGCCAAGTCGCTGGGAATGCGCGTCGAGCGCGTTCGCTTTTTCCTCTCGGCCGTCGCCATTCTCGCGGCGAGCGTCGCGATCGCCGTCGCGGGCATCGTCAGCTTCTTCGGCCTCGTCGTTCCGCACATCGTCCGGAACGTCGTCGGCGGCGACTACCGACGGCTGATGATCGGCTGCCTGTTCGCCGGACCGGCGCTGATGGTCACCGCCGACGTCGGCGCGCGCCTCGCATTGGGCGGGATGCAGATGCCAGTCGGCGTCGTGACCGGGCTGGTCGGCGGTCCCTACTTCCTCTATCTGATGCGCAAACAGCAGTCCATGGGTGAGCTATAA
- a CDS encoding proton-conducting transporter membrane subunit → MTDDRAPTSDAAVAQLSEPTPSTSVVPRASTRTVWTLFALSLGVLALAARNGAGWELSGALRVDGLTAVMWVVVTFFSGIVHSYSRRYMAGDRHIDRFYYRVLGFTLAVMTMAAANHVALFAAVWLAMGLLMASLIGHVRDWEQARAASALARRYFLASSGLLAASLALLAWATGATTVTGIFAGLEGVSRTVGLLAAGGIVLAAMVQSALFPFHNWLLSSMTAPTPASALMHAGFVNAGGILLTRFAPVVADRLAVMSIVVLVGAVSALLGQAMILVQTDIKRKLGCSTIAQMGFMILQCGLGFFAAAIAHLVLHGFYKAYLFLSSGAAVEQAVPKDGTQTHLGFSGIAVSLLTAVGGGVLFGVLTGKATSLELNSGTILTLVVVLTTLTAARDILRRSTLPTSVRFVSVPLVVLTAISGYAVAFNAVSRMLSGVPMTHVSTEMTIAHYLVVVLFVGAYLVAELGWYHSSKRLYVSLLNLSQPDPNTVLTDKEDYNDA, encoded by the coding sequence ATGACCGACGACAGAGCACCCACATCCGACGCCGCCGTCGCACAACTCTCCGAACCGACGCCATCGACCTCAGTCGTTCCGCGAGCGTCGACCCGGACCGTCTGGACGCTGTTCGCACTCAGTCTGGGGGTACTCGCGCTGGCGGCCCGGAACGGCGCCGGATGGGAGCTGTCGGGCGCGCTTCGCGTCGACGGACTGACCGCGGTGATGTGGGTCGTGGTCACCTTCTTCAGCGGGATCGTCCACAGCTACTCCCGCCGTTACATGGCCGGCGACCGCCACATCGACCGATTCTATTACCGAGTCCTCGGATTCACGCTCGCCGTCATGACGATGGCCGCGGCGAATCACGTCGCGCTGTTCGCGGCGGTGTGGCTGGCGATGGGACTGCTCATGGCGTCGCTCATCGGCCACGTCCGCGACTGGGAGCAGGCGCGGGCCGCGTCCGCGCTCGCTCGCCGCTACTTCCTCGCTAGCAGCGGACTGCTGGCCGCCTCGCTGGCCCTCCTCGCCTGGGCGACGGGCGCGACCACCGTCACCGGCATCTTCGCCGGCCTCGAGGGCGTCTCCCGGACGGTCGGCCTCCTCGCCGCCGGAGGGATCGTCCTCGCGGCGATGGTCCAGTCGGCCCTGTTCCCCTTCCACAACTGGCTGCTGTCCTCGATGACGGCGCCGACGCCGGCGTCGGCGCTGATGCACGCCGGGTTCGTCAACGCGGGCGGGATCCTGCTGACCAGGTTCGCTCCGGTGGTCGCCGACCGCCTCGCCGTCATGTCGATCGTCGTCCTGGTCGGCGCCGTCAGCGCCCTGCTCGGACAGGCGATGATCCTCGTCCAGACGGATATCAAGCGCAAGCTCGGCTGCTCGACCATCGCCCAGATGGGCTTTATGATACTGCAATGTGGCCTCGGCTTCTTCGCCGCGGCGATCGCCCACCTCGTCCTCCACGGCTTCTACAAGGCCTATCTCTTCCTGTCCTCGGGCGCCGCCGTCGAGCAGGCGGTCCCGAAAGACGGGACGCAAACCCACCTCGGCTTCTCCGGAATCGCCGTCAGTCTGCTGACCGCCGTCGGCGGCGGCGTCCTGTTCGGCGTCCTCACCGGGAAGGCGACGAGCCTCGAGTTGAACAGCGGGACGATCCTGACGCTGGTCGTGGTCCTGACGACGCTGACCGCGGCTCGGGACATCCTCCGACGCTCGACCCTGCCGACGTCGGTCAGGTTCGTCAGCGTTCCGCTGGTCGTCTTGACCGCGATCAGCGGCTACGCCGTCGCGTTCAACGCCGTCTCGAGGATGCTGTCGGGCGTGCCGATGACTCACGTCTCGACCGAGATGACGATCGCCCACTACCTCGTCGTCGTCCTGTTCGTCGGCGCCTATCTCGTGGCCGAGCTCGGCTGGTACCACTCGAGCAAGCGCCTCTACGTCTCGCTCTTGAACCTCTCCCAACCCGATCCGAACACCGTGCTCACCGACAAGGAGGACTACAATGACGCGTAA
- a CDS encoding cupin domain-containing protein, with the protein MSEPLIRRSDEIEYETVDAADGLEKGVLVSDDHGAPHFAIRRFVLEPGAEVPKHTNDVEHEQYVLEGEYTVGIGGEEYAVEAGDSLLIPAGTVHWYRNEGDDPGAFICAVPNGDDEIELLE; encoded by the coding sequence ATGTCCGAACCGCTGATCCGACGGAGCGACGAGATCGAGTACGAGACGGTCGACGCGGCGGACGGCCTCGAGAAGGGCGTCCTCGTCAGCGACGACCACGGCGCGCCCCACTTCGCGATCCGCCGGTTCGTCCTCGAACCCGGCGCCGAGGTGCCGAAACACACCAACGACGTCGAACACGAGCAGTACGTCCTCGAGGGCGAGTACACCGTGGGTATCGGAGGCGAGGAGTACGCGGTCGAAGCCGGCGATTCGCTGCTCATCCCCGCCGGGACGGTCCACTGGTACCGCAACGAGGGCGACGATCCAGGCGCGTTCATCTGCGCCGTCCCGAACGGCGACGACGAGATCGAACTGCTCGAGTGA
- a CDS encoding cold-shock protein — MAKGTVDFFNDTGGYGFIETEDADEDVFFHMEDIGGPDLEEGQELEFDIEQAPKGPRATNVERL, encoded by the coding sequence ATGGCGAAAGGAACCGTTGATTTCTTCAACGACACTGGCGGCTACGGATTCATCGAAACTGAGGACGCGGACGAGGACGTCTTCTTCCACATGGAAGACATCGGCGGCCCGGACCTCGAGGAAGGACAGGAGCTCGAGTTCGACATCGAGCAGGCCCCCAAGGGCCCGCGCGCGACGAACGTCGAGCGCCTGTAA
- a CDS encoding ABC transporter substrate-binding protein, translated as MTDESTWTRRNVLRTSGAIAGTAALAGCITGEENGNDNGDGNGVDGPYTVSMPPVGEVEFESVPQTWAAGTGDWADMGIALGQEPPAALYLTRRLHTGYYDDIPDVSVDPDEIDSLWDDELTREEFLNLAEDVDLFVMDPNFLKGRADWSDDDIEQVESTGTPFFGNSITSRDYEWHQDYDYLTMYEAFEKLAEVFQEQERYAEFETLHDDFQSELENVVPSDDRPEAAVLYPQIEDDSFLPYVIDESTSYKHLRDLGVEDALANSDVEDFHATRGGVDYETLLEVDPEYILLRTEQYLTEEEFQQNFVEPMRSHNVGQELTAIQNDDVYRSLPFYQGPIINLVATQRLAEQLYGVEDDLFDPQAVSDIVNGDF; from the coding sequence ATGACCGACGAGTCTACGTGGACGAGACGCAACGTCCTTCGAACGAGCGGTGCGATCGCCGGGACGGCCGCACTGGCCGGCTGTATCACCGGCGAGGAGAACGGAAACGATAACGGAGACGGTAACGGCGTCGACGGGCCGTACACGGTCTCGATGCCGCCGGTCGGCGAGGTCGAGTTCGAATCGGTGCCCCAGACGTGGGCCGCCGGAACCGGGGATTGGGCCGATATGGGGATCGCGCTGGGTCAGGAGCCGCCGGCGGCCCTCTATCTCACGCGGCGGCTCCATACGGGGTATTACGACGACATTCCCGACGTGAGCGTCGATCCGGACGAGATCGATTCGCTCTGGGACGACGAGCTGACTCGAGAAGAGTTCCTGAACCTCGCCGAGGACGTGGATCTCTTCGTCATGGACCCGAACTTCCTCAAGGGGCGAGCCGACTGGAGCGACGACGACATCGAGCAGGTCGAATCGACGGGGACGCCGTTTTTCGGGAACAGTATCACCTCCCGGGACTACGAGTGGCATCAGGACTACGACTACCTCACGATGTACGAGGCCTTCGAGAAACTCGCCGAAGTCTTCCAGGAACAGGAACGCTACGCCGAGTTCGAGACGCTGCACGACGACTTCCAATCGGAACTCGAGAACGTCGTTCCCTCGGACGACCGACCTGAGGCTGCAGTCCTGTACCCGCAGATAGAGGATGACTCGTTCCTCCCCTACGTCATCGACGAGTCGACGAGTTACAAACACCTGCGGGACCTCGGAGTCGAGGACGCGCTCGCGAACTCCGACGTCGAGGACTTCCACGCCACTCGCGGAGGGGTCGACTACGAGACGCTTCTCGAGGTCGATCCGGAGTACATCCTGCTTCGAACCGAGCAATATCTCACCGAGGAGGAGTTCCAGCAGAACTTCGTCGAACCGATGCGAAGCCACAACGTCGGGCAGGAACTGACGGCCATCCAGAACGACGACGTCTACAGGAGCCTCCCGTTCTATCAGGGCCCGATCATCAACCTCGTCGCCACTCAGCGGTTGGCCGAGCAGCTCTACGGCGTCGAGGACGACCTGTTCGACCCGCAGGCCGTCAGCGACATCGTCAACGGCGACTTCTGA
- a CDS encoding Lrp/AsnC family transcriptional regulator, with amino-acid sequence MTDYELDAVDREILYALQEEARNLSSSEIAERTDASSSTVRKRIQRLESEGVIKGYSANIDYTKSGYPIRMLLYCTASIPERGDYIDDLLAISGVVSVQELVTGEQNLLVTAVVKNDREITPIAQEISDMGLTITDEVLVRSHQSTSFDEFSSE; translated from the coding sequence ATGACAGACTACGAACTCGACGCGGTCGACCGGGAGATCCTCTACGCGCTCCAGGAGGAGGCCCGGAACCTCTCCTCGAGCGAGATCGCCGAGCGGACCGACGCGTCCTCGAGCACCGTTCGCAAACGCATCCAGCGGTTGGAATCGGAGGGCGTCATCAAGGGCTACAGCGCGAACATCGACTACACGAAGTCCGGGTATCCGATTCGAATGCTGCTCTACTGCACGGCGTCGATTCCGGAACGAGGCGACTACATCGACGATCTCCTGGCCATTTCCGGCGTCGTCTCGGTACAGGAGCTGGTCACTGGCGAGCAGAACCTGCTCGTGACGGCCGTCGTCAAGAACGACCGGGAGATCACGCCGATCGCACAGGAGATCTCCGACATGGGACTGACGATCACCGACGAGGTGCTCGTGCGAAGCCACCAGTCGACGTCGTTCGACGAATTTTCCTCCGAGTGA
- a CDS encoding ABC transporter ATP-binding protein, which produces MSQNEPQTQTTQERITDGDGVAVESALIGEDLALSYPSTEETIVECARLDVPENAVTALVGPNGSGKSTLLKALSNHLVPDRGTVTIHGQDLDAFDRKELARELGVLSQENDSLSSITVEDLIYHGRYPHRGFFDSVSEEDHAAVERALELTGIEHIRDAELGQLSGGQKQLAWIAMVLAQDTDVLLLDEPTTFLDVHHQFRVLETIRQLNEEKGVTVAVILHDIAQAARFADYLVAMHDGELYDWGPPEEVVTEQLLADVFGVEATVQHEPELQVLPRRALPER; this is translated from the coding sequence ATGTCACAGAACGAACCGCAGACGCAAACGACGCAGGAACGGATCACCGACGGCGACGGCGTCGCCGTCGAGAGCGCACTCATCGGCGAGGACCTCGCGTTGAGCTATCCGTCGACCGAGGAAACGATCGTCGAGTGTGCGCGACTGGACGTTCCCGAAAACGCCGTGACCGCGCTCGTCGGCCCCAACGGCAGCGGGAAGAGCACGCTGTTGAAGGCGCTCTCGAATCACCTCGTGCCCGATCGGGGAACGGTCACGATTCACGGCCAGGACCTCGACGCGTTCGATCGGAAGGAACTGGCCCGCGAACTGGGCGTGCTCTCTCAGGAGAACGACTCGCTGAGTTCGATCACCGTCGAGGATCTGATCTACCACGGCCGCTACCCGCATCGGGGCTTCTTCGACAGCGTCAGCGAGGAGGATCACGCGGCCGTCGAACGCGCCCTCGAGCTGACGGGGATCGAACACATCCGGGACGCCGAACTCGGCCAGCTGAGCGGCGGCCAGAAGCAACTGGCCTGGATCGCGATGGTGTTGGCCCAGGACACGGACGTCCTCCTGCTCGACGAACCGACGACGTTCCTGGACGTCCACCACCAGTTCCGCGTCCTCGAGACGATCCGCCAGCTCAACGAGGAGAAGGGGGTCACCGTGGCCGTCATCCTCCACGACATCGCGCAGGCGGCCCGCTTCGCGGACTATCTGGTGGCGATGCACGACGGGGAACTGTACGACTGGGGTCCGCCGGAGGAGGTCGTGACCGAGCAGTTGCTGGCCGACGTCTTCGGCGTCGAGGCGACCGTCCAGCACGAGCCCGAACTGCAGGTGTTGCCCCGTCGAGCGCTGCCCGAGCGGTAG